Proteins co-encoded in one Dehalobacter sp. genomic window:
- a CDS encoding carbamoyl phosphate synthase small subunit — protein sequence MQQNVYMILANGQVFKGKPFGAAGEAVGEIVFTTAMTGYLETLTDPSYFGQIVVQTFPLIGNYGIIPADFESDSPKLKAYVVREWCQVPSNFRCEGELDAFLRAQNIVGVYGVDTRELTKIIREVGVMNAKITATLDNLEKDLAEINAYKITDAVQTVSCRETIPTENTDVTRKSISSIEIVPTRDIGKPVDVATSRDVATVVAKEVTDKYRVVLWDFGAKENIRRELIKRGCEVITVPAETSTESILALHPDGIMLSNGPGDPADNKGIIAELKKLSASGLPIFGICLGHQLLALAQGAETSKLKYGHRGANQPVKDLKTGRVYITSQNHGYAVVANSLPAHARMCFQNANDGTCEGIEYLNMPAFSAQFHPEASAGPLDTSYLFDQFIDLMRKDCSTCR from the coding sequence GTGCAGCAGAATGTGTATATGATCCTGGCCAATGGCCAGGTTTTTAAAGGGAAGCCTTTCGGGGCAGCAGGAGAGGCAGTCGGTGAGATTGTCTTTACTACTGCAATGACCGGATATTTAGAAACCCTGACTGACCCGAGCTATTTCGGGCAGATTGTGGTTCAGACGTTTCCTTTGATCGGGAATTATGGGATTATTCCGGCTGATTTTGAAAGTGATTCCCCGAAATTGAAAGCCTATGTTGTCCGGGAGTGGTGTCAAGTTCCTTCCAACTTTCGCTGTGAAGGTGAGCTTGACGCTTTTTTAAGAGCACAGAATATTGTCGGGGTCTATGGGGTTGACACCCGGGAACTCACCAAGATTATCCGCGAGGTCGGCGTAATGAACGCCAAAATCACCGCAACCCTGGACAATCTTGAAAAAGATCTGGCTGAAATCAATGCCTATAAAATTACGGACGCGGTCCAGACAGTTTCCTGCAGGGAAACAATACCGACCGAGAACACCGATGTAACCCGGAAGAGCATCTCATCCATTGAAATAGTCCCAACCAGAGACATAGGTAAGCCCGTTGACGTTGCCACATCTAGAGATGTAGCGACAGTAGTCGCCAAAGAAGTAACCGACAAATACCGGGTGGTCCTGTGGGATTTTGGAGCGAAGGAAAATATCCGGCGTGAGCTCATCAAACGCGGCTGTGAGGTTATCACGGTGCCTGCTGAGACATCCACCGAAAGTATCCTGGCTCTACACCCGGACGGGATCATGCTTTCCAACGGACCGGGAGATCCGGCCGACAATAAGGGAATTATCGCAGAGCTGAAGAAACTTTCTGCCTCCGGTCTGCCGATCTTCGGGATATGTCTCGGACATCAGCTGCTGGCCCTGGCGCAGGGTGCCGAAACGTCCAAGCTGAAATACGGGCACCGGGGCGCCAATCAGCCGGTGAAGGATTTGAAAACCGGCAGGGTTTACATTACAAGCCAGAACCATGGCTATGCGGTTGTTGCCAACAGCCTTCCTGCTCATGCCCGCATGTGTTTCCAGAATGCCAATGACGGGACTTGCGAAGGAATTGAGTATCTGAATATGCCTGCTTTTTCGGCGCAGTTTCATCCGGAAGCTTCGGCAGGACCCTTGGATACCAGCTATTTATTTGATCAATTTATTGATTTGATGAGGAAGGACTGTTCAACATGCCGTTAA